One genomic window of Niveibacterium sp. SC-1 includes the following:
- a CDS encoding carbohydrate kinase family protein, producing the protein MSVLICGSLAYDSIMVFQDRFKNHILPDNIHILNVSFLVPQMRREFGGCAGNIAYNLKLLGGEPLIMATVGEDFDPYRKRLDRLGIPQTHIRVLADTYTAQCFITTDLDHNQITAFHPGAMSNSHDNHVGETQGVKLGIVGPDGRDGMLQHSRDFHAEGIPFVFDPGQGMPLFNGDELKQCLEWATWCTLNDYEAHLMCERTGLSLEAIAGQLEGLIVTRGGEGSDLYVGGSRIHVPAVRAERLADPTGCGDAYRGGLLHGLASGWSLEKSCKLASLMGAIKIAETGPQNHAPSRDAIAAQFRTAFGEVL; encoded by the coding sequence ATGTCCGTGCTCATCTGCGGGTCGCTTGCCTACGACTCGATCATGGTCTTCCAGGACCGCTTCAAGAACCACATCCTCCCGGACAACATCCACATCCTGAACGTGTCCTTCCTCGTGCCCCAGATGCGGCGCGAGTTTGGCGGCTGTGCCGGCAACATCGCCTACAACCTGAAGCTGCTCGGCGGCGAACCGCTGATCATGGCCACCGTGGGCGAGGACTTCGACCCGTATCGCAAGCGCCTGGATAGGCTCGGTATCCCGCAGACGCATATCCGCGTCCTGGCCGACACCTACACCGCCCAGTGCTTCATCACCACCGACCTGGACCACAACCAGATCACCGCCTTCCACCCGGGCGCGATGTCCAATTCGCACGACAACCATGTGGGCGAGACCCAGGGCGTGAAGCTCGGCATCGTCGGGCCCGACGGTCGCGACGGCATGCTGCAGCACTCGCGCGACTTCCATGCCGAGGGCATTCCCTTCGTCTTCGATCCGGGCCAGGGCATGCCGCTCTTCAACGGCGATGAGCTCAAGCAATGCCTCGAATGGGCGACCTGGTGCACGTTGAACGACTACGAGGCGCACCTGATGTGCGAGCGCACCGGCCTGAGCCTGGAAGCGATCGCCGGCCAACTCGAAGGCCTGATCGTCACCCGTGGTGGCGAAGGCTCCGATCTCTACGTGGGCGGCTCGCGCATCCATGTGCCCGCAGTGCGCGCGGAGCGCCTTGCCGACCCCACCGGTTGCGGCGACGCCTATCGCGGTGGCCTGCTCCATGGTCTGGCTTCGGGCTGGTCGCTGGAGAAGTCGTGCAAGCTCGCGAGCCTGATGGGCGCGATCAAGATCGCCGAGACCGGCCCGCAGAACCATGCGCCCTCGCGCGACGCGATTGCGGCCCAGTTCCGCACCGCCTTCGGCGAGGTGCTGTGA
- a CDS encoding FAD-dependent monooxygenase — MPREARAPAAAVKSQSVPQSVLIVGAGPAGSAAARVLAQAGVSVSLVDQSTFPRDKTCGDGLIPDAFLALRKLGLEARVRAEALPLAGLRVIAPDGREVDLAGDAACLPRLRLDALMRDAAEEAGARFLAPLRLKTFVEEAGRITGAHFTDAGGTTQTLQAPITLLATGAATAPLAAAGLLLRKEASGFALRGYYRHPRLAGELDRLVIAIDREVRGGYGWIFPGPDGVFNVGVGLFGGRDGSANVRRVFERFVAHSPLARALVEEGETVAAPRGAPLRTCLTGARFSRPGLLAIGETVGTTYAFTGEGIGKAIESGIAAAQAILDAPDEAALARDYAARLDVHAARYAAYRKAQYWLSWPAVSNRLAERAARGGRVKRALEGLLAETIDPSALFTVRNLLRGLLSG; from the coding sequence GTGCCGCGCGAGGCGCGCGCGCCTGCCGCAGCGGTGAAGTCGCAGTCCGTTCCGCAGTCCGTTCTTATCGTCGGTGCGGGCCCGGCCGGGTCCGCGGCTGCCCGCGTGCTGGCGCAGGCGGGCGTGTCGGTCAGCCTGGTCGACCAGAGCACTTTCCCTCGCGACAAGACCTGCGGTGACGGCCTGATCCCCGACGCTTTCCTCGCCTTGCGAAAGCTCGGCCTGGAGGCGCGTGTGCGGGCGGAGGCCCTGCCGCTCGCCGGCCTGCGCGTGATCGCGCCTGACGGCCGCGAGGTCGACCTTGCCGGAGATGCCGCCTGTCTGCCGCGCCTGCGCCTGGACGCCCTGATGCGCGACGCGGCCGAGGAGGCCGGCGCCCGTTTCCTTGCGCCGCTGCGACTGAAGACCTTTGTGGAAGAGGCCGGCCGCATCACCGGCGCGCATTTCACCGACGCCGGCGGTACGACGCAGACCCTGCAGGCCCCGATCACCTTGTTGGCGACCGGGGCAGCCACCGCGCCGCTGGCTGCCGCCGGCCTGCTCCTGCGCAAGGAGGCTTCAGGCTTCGCCCTGCGCGGCTATTACCGGCATCCGCGGCTTGCAGGCGAACTCGATCGCCTCGTGATTGCCATCGATCGCGAGGTGCGCGGTGGCTACGGCTGGATCTTTCCCGGGCCTGACGGGGTGTTCAACGTCGGGGTCGGACTCTTCGGCGGGCGCGACGGCAGCGCCAACGTGCGCCGTGTATTCGAACGTTTCGTTGCGCACTCGCCCCTGGCGCGCGCCTTGGTGGAAGAGGGCGAGACGGTGGCCGCACCACGCGGCGCGCCGCTGCGCACCTGCCTCACCGGCGCACGCTTCTCGCGGCCCGGCTTGCTCGCGATCGGCGAAACCGTGGGCACCACTTACGCCTTCACGGGCGAGGGCATCGGCAAGGCGATCGAATCGGGCATCGCCGCGGCGCAGGCCATCCTCGATGCCCCGGACGAGGCGGCGCTGGCCCGCGACTACGCGGCACGGCTCGACGTGCACGCCGCGCGCTATGCCGCCTATCGCAAGGCGCAGTACTGGCTGAGCTGGCCGGCCGTGAGCAACCGCCTGGCCGAGCGTGCCGCCCGTGGTGGTCGCGTGAAGCGCGCGCTCGAAGGCTTGCTGGCCGAGACCATCGACCCCTCGGCGCTCTTCACCGTGCGCAATCTGCTGCGCGGCCTGCTCAGCGGCTAG
- the ftsX gene encoding permease-like cell division protein FtsX, translated as MSFLAQHIQAKKAALRRLAMRPMSTLLSALVVAIALTLPALGYVLADNASRLAQGISGRPEISVFMNVGAAESDARALERKLHSDPGVAAIRFIPKAQALKQLASEAGLGNVTATLGENPLPDALILTPRDDSPAEFLRLKEGVSRFPGVAHVQLDTEWVQRLDALLRLARSTVGVLAALLGTALVIVTFNTIRLQILTQRHEIGVSLLLGATRPWVRRPFLWFGLLQGALGGLIAWGLLEVILIALRVPASRLADSYGIPLELAGPGLPQVLGLVALAALLGWLGAALSVRSHLKDGVATD; from the coding sequence ATGAGCTTCCTCGCGCAACACATCCAGGCCAAGAAGGCCGCCCTGCGCCGCCTTGCCATGAGACCCATGAGCACCTTGCTCTCGGCCCTGGTGGTGGCCATCGCGCTGACCCTGCCGGCGCTGGGCTATGTGCTTGCCGACAACGCCTCGCGGCTCGCGCAAGGCATCTCCGGGCGGCCGGAGATCAGCGTCTTCATGAACGTCGGCGCGGCCGAATCCGATGCCCGCGCACTTGAACGCAAACTGCACAGCGATCCCGGCGTCGCGGCGATCCGCTTCATCCCCAAGGCGCAGGCGCTCAAGCAGCTGGCCAGCGAGGCCGGCCTCGGCAACGTCACCGCCACCCTGGGCGAAAACCCGCTGCCCGACGCGCTGATCCTGACCCCGCGTGACGACAGCCCGGCCGAATTCCTGCGCCTGAAGGAAGGCGTCTCGCGCTTCCCGGGCGTCGCGCACGTGCAGCTCGACACCGAATGGGTGCAGCGCCTCGATGCCCTGCTGCGTCTCGCCCGCTCGACCGTGGGCGTACTCGCCGCCTTGCTCGGCACCGCACTGGTGATCGTCACCTTCAACACCATCCGCCTGCAGATCCTCACCCAGCGGCACGAGATCGGCGTGAGCCTGCTGCTGGGCGCCACCCGCCCCTGGGTGCGCCGGCCCTTCCTCTGGTTCGGCCTGTTGCAGGGCGCGCTGGGCGGTCTCATTGCCTGGGGTCTGCTGGAAGTGATCCTGATCGCCCTGCGCGTCCCCGCCTCGCGGCTGGCCGACAGCTACGGCATCCCGCTCGAACTCGCCGGGCCGGGTCTGCCCCAAGTGCTGGGGCTTGTCGCGCTCGCGGCGCTGCTGGGCTGGCTGGGGGCCGCGCTTTCGGTACGCAGCCACCTCAAGGACGGCGTGGCGACCGACTAG
- a CDS encoding ATP-binding cassette domain-containing protein — protein sequence MIRFEQVSKRYPGGVESLADISFDIRPGELIVLRGHSGAGKSTLLKLIPALERPTAGRVLVNDQDVGRLPRSAIPYLRRSLGLVTQDSRLLYDRSVLANVLMPLVIAGLPGKEAKKRANAALDRVGLSGYERAMPITLSGGEQQRVAIARAIVNRPAILIADEPTAHLDADYADEIAALFRSFNEAGVTVIVATHSESLFAARTPRRLTLSHGRLQA from the coding sequence GTGATTCGTTTCGAGCAGGTGTCCAAACGCTATCCGGGCGGTGTCGAGAGCCTGGCCGACATCAGTTTCGACATCCGCCCGGGCGAACTCATCGTATTGCGGGGCCACTCCGGCGCCGGCAAGAGCACGCTCCTCAAACTCATCCCCGCGCTCGAACGGCCCACCGCCGGACGCGTGCTGGTCAATGACCAGGACGTCGGGCGCCTGCCGCGCAGCGCGATCCCCTACCTGCGCCGCAGCCTCGGGCTGGTGACCCAGGACAGCCGCCTGCTGTACGACCGCAGCGTGCTCGCCAACGTGCTGATGCCCCTGGTGATCGCCGGACTCCCGGGCAAGGAAGCCAAGAAGCGCGCGAACGCGGCACTCGATCGCGTCGGGCTGTCCGGCTACGAGCGCGCGATGCCGATCACGCTCTCCGGCGGCGAGCAACAGCGCGTGGCGATCGCCCGCGCCATCGTCAATCGCCCCGCCATCCTGATCGCGGACGAGCCCACCGCCCACCTCGACGCCGACTACGCCGACGAGATCGCCGCCCTCTTCCGCTCCTTCAACGAAGCCGGTGTCACCGTGATCGTCGCCACCCACAGCGAATCGCTCTTCGCCGCCCGCACGCCGCGCCGGCTCACGCTCTCTCACGGGAGGCTGCAGGCATGA
- a CDS encoding GNAT family protein — protein MNRNDDILIRPVQLADVESFHGYSQVVAHERRYWGKTEPRTLAELHDWIGAAVQRGTPFLVAMDGQTLVGDAHLVVPRLEGHTHLGALGMGLLPAYRGRGLGLSLLTAVVTAGWSFGLSRIELQAYGSNTLAIALYERFGFRHEGRRRHARFLDGEYDDAVLMSLLRDEVFA, from the coding sequence ATGAACCGGAATGACGACATCCTGATCCGCCCGGTGCAGCTCGCCGACGTCGAGTCCTTCCATGGGTATTCGCAAGTGGTGGCGCACGAGCGACGCTACTGGGGCAAGACCGAACCGCGCACGCTCGCCGAACTGCACGACTGGATCGGCGCGGCCGTCCAGCGCGGCACGCCCTTCCTGGTCGCGATGGATGGCCAGACCCTGGTGGGCGATGCGCACCTCGTGGTGCCCCGGCTCGAAGGCCACACGCATCTGGGCGCGCTGGGCATGGGTCTCTTGCCCGCCTATCGCGGCCGCGGGCTGGGCCTCTCGCTCCTCACCGCCGTGGTGACCGCCGGCTGGAGCTTCGGCCTCTCCCGCATCGAGCTGCAGGCCTATGGCAGCAACACGCTGGCGATCGCGCTCTACGAGCGCTTCGGTTTCCGTCACGAGGGCCGTCGGCGCCACGCGCGCTTCCTCGACGGCGAATATGACGACGCAGTATTGATGAGCCTGCTGCGCGACGAGGTTTTTGCGTGA
- the ftsY gene encoding signal recognition particle-docking protein FtsY, whose amino-acid sequence MFSFFKKDAKDARPDEAPEDKTPAEVPVQAAQAPAAPAVAAASVPEEAPKRSWMDRLRQGLSRTRAQLNAAAGPMLGADVGDALGGLGGLFSRRKIDEELLEELESTLLTADCGVEATTYLLTELRTRWKRDKLETGEQLRDVLVELLEGLLAPLEQALDIDRHRPTIIMLAGVNGSGKTTSIGKLAKRFQSQGKSVLLAAGDTFRAAAREQLQEWGRRNDVTVIAQESGDPAAVIFDAVSAARARGIDIVLADTAGRLPTQLHLMEEIAKVRRVIQKADPTGPHEVLLVLDANIGQNALAQLKAFDKAAGVTGLVVTKLDGTAKGGVLAAIARTAPKPIRFIGVGEGIDDLQPFVAREFVEALFDLPSRSTNKNTA is encoded by the coding sequence ATGTTCAGCTTCTTCAAGAAAGACGCCAAGGACGCCCGTCCCGACGAGGCGCCCGAGGACAAGACGCCCGCAGAGGTGCCTGTCCAGGCCGCCCAGGCACCCGCCGCGCCCGCAGTCGCTGCGGCCAGCGTGCCGGAGGAAGCGCCCAAGCGCTCCTGGATGGATCGCCTGCGCCAGGGCCTCTCGCGCACCCGGGCGCAGCTCAATGCCGCCGCCGGCCCGATGCTGGGCGCGGACGTGGGCGATGCGCTGGGCGGACTCGGCGGACTCTTCTCGCGCCGCAAGATCGACGAGGAGCTGCTTGAAGAGCTCGAGTCCACGCTGCTCACCGCCGACTGCGGCGTCGAGGCCACCACCTACCTGCTGACCGAACTGCGCACGCGCTGGAAGCGCGACAAGCTGGAAACCGGCGAGCAGTTGCGCGACGTGCTCGTGGAGCTGCTCGAAGGCCTGCTCGCCCCGCTGGAGCAAGCGCTGGACATCGACCGCCACCGCCCCACGATCATCATGCTCGCGGGCGTCAATGGCTCGGGCAAGACGACCTCGATCGGCAAGCTCGCCAAGCGCTTCCAGTCGCAGGGCAAGAGCGTGCTGCTGGCCGCCGGCGACACCTTCCGCGCTGCGGCCCGCGAACAGCTGCAGGAATGGGGCCGCCGCAACGACGTCACGGTGATCGCCCAGGAATCCGGCGACCCGGCCGCGGTGATCTTCGACGCCGTCTCGGCGGCGCGCGCCCGCGGCATCGACATCGTGCTGGCCGACACCGCCGGCCGCCTGCCCACCCAGCTGCACCTGATGGAAGAAATCGCCAAGGTGCGTCGCGTGATCCAGAAGGCCGACCCCACTGGCCCGCATGAAGTCCTGCTGGTGCTGGACGCCAACATCGGCCAGAACGCGCTGGCCCAGCTCAAGGCCTTCGACAAGGCCGCGGGCGTCACGGGCCTGGTGGTCACCAAGCTCGACGGCACGGCCAAGGGCGGCGTGCTCGCCGCGATCGCGCGCACGGCGCCTAAGCCGATCCGCTTCATCGGGGTGGGCGAAGGCATCGACGACCTGCAGCCATTCGTCGCGCGCGAATTCGTCGAAGCCCTCTTCGATCTACCCTCCCGCAGCACGAACAAGAACACGGCCTGA
- the rsmD gene encoding 16S rRNA (guanine(966)-N(2))-methyltransferase RsmD, which yields MSQLRIVGGQWRSRRLRVAEVPGLRPTPDRVRETLFNWLGQDLDGWACLDLFAGSGALGFEAASRGAAQVVLLERDPRAFAQLQQNADLLGGEALHCRKGDAEQYLRATGDRFDVIFLDPPFRQDWLARVEPLLPRVMAAGGCVYVEAESEVPELAGLRAVKTAKAGQVHYQLLRAEQG from the coding sequence ATGAGCCAGTTGCGCATCGTTGGCGGGCAATGGCGCTCGCGCCGCCTGCGGGTGGCCGAGGTGCCCGGGCTGCGGCCGACCCCGGATCGGGTGCGCGAAACGCTCTTCAACTGGCTCGGCCAGGACCTCGACGGCTGGGCCTGCCTGGATCTGTTCGCCGGGAGCGGCGCCCTGGGTTTCGAGGCGGCTTCGCGCGGTGCCGCGCAGGTGGTGCTGCTCGAACGCGATCCGCGGGCCTTCGCCCAGTTGCAACAGAACGCCGATCTACTGGGTGGCGAGGCCCTGCATTGCCGCAAGGGCGACGCCGAGCAGTACCTGCGCGCGACGGGCGACCGCTTCGACGTGATCTTCCTCGACCCGCCCTTCCGCCAGGACTGGCTGGCGCGGGTCGAGCCGCTGCTGCCGAGGGTGATGGCCGCGGGAGGCTGTGTCTATGTGGAGGCTGAATCCGAGGTGCCCGAACTCGCGGGTTTGCGGGCGGTCAAGACGGCGAAGGCAGGACAGGTACACTATCAACTGTTGCGCGCGGAGCAGGGCTGA
- the coaD gene encoding pantetheine-phosphate adenylyltransferase — protein MREGVAVYPGTFDPLTRGHEDLVRRAARLFGRVIVGVADSRGKRPIFDLTERVEIAREVLADLGNVEVLGFSGLLLDFLKEQEARIVVRGLRAVSDFEYEFQMAGMNRRLYPEVETVFLTPGDEFMFLSATMVREIALLGGDVSKFVQPSVLARLARKVGGEA, from the coding sequence ATGAGAGAAGGCGTTGCGGTCTATCCCGGCACGTTCGATCCGCTCACCCGCGGTCACGAGGATCTGGTCCGCCGTGCGGCGCGTCTGTTCGGGCGCGTGATCGTCGGTGTGGCCGACAGCCGCGGTAAGCGGCCCATCTTCGACCTGACTGAAAGGGTCGAGATCGCCCGCGAGGTGCTGGCTGACCTCGGCAATGTAGAAGTGCTGGGTTTTTCCGGCCTCTTGCTCGACTTCCTCAAGGAGCAGGAGGCCCGCATCGTGGTGCGTGGCCTGCGCGCGGTGTCGGATTTCGAGTATGAGTTCCAGATGGCGGGCATGAACCGTCGTCTATATCCCGAGGTCGAAACGGTGTTCCTGACACCGGGCGACGAGTTCATGTTCCTGTCGGCGACCATGGTGCGCGAGATCGCGCTCCTGGGCGGCGACGTGAGCAAGTTTGTACAGCCTTCGGTCCTGGCGCGGCTGGCGCGCAAGGTCGGCGGCGAAGCGTAG
- a CDS encoding YfhL family 4Fe-4S dicluster ferredoxin, which translates to MALMITDECINCDVCEPECPNSAISQGAEIYEIDPNKCTECVGHFDEPQCQQVCPVDCIPLDPERPETKEALLVKYHKLVAA; encoded by the coding sequence ATGGCTTTGATGATCACCGACGAATGCATCAACTGCGATGTGTGCGAGCCGGAATGCCCCAACAGCGCGATCTCGCAGGGCGCCGAAATCTATGAGATCGACCCGAACAAGTGCACCGAATGCGTTGGGCACTTCGACGAGCCGCAATGCCAGCAGGTCTGTCCGGTCGATTGCATCCCGCTGGACCCGGAGCGGCCCGAGACCAAGGAAGCACTGCTGGTCAAGTATCACAAGCTCGTCGCGGCCTGA
- a CDS encoding dynamin family protein, with protein MTLSDRFSEFTAWRHAVGQSVSELKAWLIRNEVGDAQTDLRLAYLLDRLREDKLTVAFVAEFSRGKSELINAIFFADYGDRILPSSAGRTTMCPTELAWENGREPSIRLLPIETRAQGSSIQEFKRHEAEWFGVPIDVDSADSLQAAMARVGETKRVPPEEAERLGFPVDPEGKKGARAGDDGLVEIARWRHALIQFPHPLLKQGLVVVDTPGLNAIGSEPELTLSLLPNAHAVLFILALDTGVTQSDLAVWQDYIHTGRGQQHGRMVVLNKIDSLWDGIRSDAQIEGEIRGQVRTVADTLEVGDAQVYPVSAQKALLAKITRDPDLLDRSRIDTLENALSEELLPTRQEIVRDNARSEAGEIARRTRELLGARRRAVREQVKELSELRGKNQSVIEYMMRKVRTEKNEFEQGLQKYHATRSVFTNLSNNLYSHLGLDALRSETRKAREAMMEASFSRGLREAMESFFNGLRENLRRSNAEVSEITRMLDTMYNKFSIEHGLKLASPSPFSTERYEKEIERLRAAFNQQINTVGTMLLHRKGTVTQRFFDTIALEARRTFELANRDADQWLRAVMSPLETQVREYQLQLKRRLESVKRIHEATGTLEDRIRELEQSERGLLGQLNELASLEQRLAANLGLDSVLADSDSPARAA; from the coding sequence ATGACCCTTTCAGACCGGTTCTCGGAATTTACCGCCTGGCGCCACGCCGTGGGCCAGAGCGTCTCCGAACTCAAGGCCTGGCTGATCCGCAACGAAGTGGGCGATGCGCAGACCGACCTGCGCCTGGCCTACCTGCTCGACCGCCTGCGTGAAGACAAGCTCACCGTGGCCTTCGTGGCGGAGTTCTCCCGCGGCAAGTCCGAACTCATCAACGCGATCTTCTTTGCCGACTACGGCGACCGGATCCTGCCCTCCTCGGCCGGCCGCACCACAATGTGCCCGACCGAGCTTGCCTGGGAAAACGGCCGCGAGCCCTCGATCCGCCTGCTACCGATCGAAACCCGTGCGCAGGGCAGCAGCATCCAGGAGTTCAAGCGGCACGAGGCCGAATGGTTCGGCGTACCGATCGACGTCGATTCGGCCGACAGCCTGCAGGCCGCGATGGCCCGCGTGGGCGAGACCAAGCGGGTCCCGCCCGAAGAGGCCGAACGCCTCGGCTTCCCGGTCGATCCCGAAGGCAAGAAGGGCGCCCGCGCTGGCGACGACGGCCTGGTGGAGATCGCCCGCTGGCGCCATGCCCTGATCCAGTTCCCCCACCCCTTGCTCAAGCAGGGCCTGGTGGTGGTCGACACGCCAGGTCTGAACGCCATCGGTTCCGAACCCGAGCTGACGCTCTCCCTGCTGCCCAACGCCCACGCCGTGCTCTTCATCCTCGCGCTGGACACCGGCGTGACGCAGAGCGACCTCGCCGTCTGGCAGGACTACATCCACACCGGCCGGGGCCAGCAGCACGGCCGCATGGTCGTGCTCAACAAGATCGACAGCCTCTGGGACGGCATCCGCTCCGACGCGCAGATCGAAGGCGAGATCCGCGGCCAGGTGCGTACCGTGGCCGACACCCTGGAGGTCGGCGACGCTCAGGTCTATCCCGTCTCCGCCCAGAAGGCGCTGCTCGCCAAGATCACCCGCGACCCGGACCTGCTCGACCGCAGCCGGATCGACACGCTGGAAAACGCGCTCTCCGAGGAACTGCTGCCGACCCGCCAGGAGATCGTGCGCGACAACGCCCGCAGCGAGGCCGGAGAGATCGCCCGCCGTACCCGCGAGCTGCTCGGCGCGCGCCGCCGCGCCGTGCGCGAGCAGGTGAAGGAGCTCTCGGAACTGCGCGGCAAGAACCAGAGCGTCATCGAATACATGATGCGCAAGGTGCGCACCGAGAAGAACGAATTCGAACAGGGCTTGCAGAAGTACCACGCGACCCGCAGCGTCTTCACCAACCTCTCGAACAACCTCTACAGCCACCTCGGCCTCGATGCCCTGCGCTCTGAAACCCGCAAGGCGCGCGAGGCGATGATGGAGGCGAGTTTCTCGCGCGGCCTGCGCGAGGCGATGGAGTCCTTCTTCAACGGCCTGCGCGAGAACCTGCGCCGCTCCAATGCCGAGGTGAGCGAGATCACCCGCATGCTCGACACGATGTACAACAAGTTCTCGATCGAGCACGGACTCAAGCTGGCCTCGCCCTCCCCCTTCTCTACCGAACGCTACGAGAAGGAGATCGAGCGCCTGCGCGCGGCTTTCAACCAGCAGATCAACACCGTCGGCACCATGCTCCTGCATCGCAAGGGCACGGTGACGCAACGCTTCTTCGACACCATCGCGCTGGAAGCCCGTCGCACTTTCGAGCTTGCCAATCGCGACGCCGACCAGTGGTTGCGTGCGGTGATGAGCCCGCTGGAAACCCAGGTGCGCGAATACCAGCTCCAGCTCAAGCGCCGGCTGGAAAGCGTCAAGCGCATCCACGAAGCCACCGGCACGCTGGAAGACCGAATCCGCGAACTCGAACAGTCCGAACGCGGCCTGCTCGGGCAGCTCAACGAGCTGGCCAGCCTGGAGCAGCGCCTCGCTGCCAACCTGGGTCTGGACAGCGTTCTGGCGGACAGTGACAGCCCGGCACGCGCGGCCTGA
- the mutM gene encoding bifunctional DNA-formamidopyrimidine glycosylase/DNA-(apurinic or apyrimidinic site) lyase, with product MPELPEVETTRRGIAPHLEGQAITRVVVRDKRLRLPVPDSLGQELPGRRIESVERRGKYLLMHAEGKVLLVHLGMSGSLRISTPNEPLRKHDHVDLEFGGRILRYHDPRRFGVVDWWPGHGEDHPLIAPLGIEPLSAAFDGAWLHRATRGRKAAIKLALMDAHSIVGVGNIYASESLFRAGIRPTTPAGSLSAARCERLAQAVQATLAEAIAAGGSTLRDYVNGDGNPGYFQLAAYVYGREGEPCRVCGTPIRHRVLGQRATYWCAHCQR from the coding sequence ATGCCTGAACTGCCCGAAGTCGAAACCACGCGCCGCGGCATCGCCCCGCATCTCGAAGGCCAGGCGATCACCCGCGTGGTGGTTCGCGACAAGCGCCTGCGCCTCCCGGTGCCCGACAGCCTCGGCCAGGAACTCCCCGGGCGCCGCATCGAATCGGTCGAACGCCGCGGCAAATACCTGCTGATGCATGCGGAGGGCAAGGTGCTGCTGGTGCATCTCGGCATGTCCGGCAGCCTGCGGATCAGCACGCCGAACGAGCCCCTGCGCAAGCACGACCATGTGGACCTGGAGTTTGGCGGGCGCATCCTGCGCTATCACGACCCGCGCCGCTTCGGCGTGGTCGACTGGTGGCCCGGTCACGGCGAGGATCATCCCCTGATCGCGCCGCTGGGCATCGAACCGCTCTCGGCAGCCTTCGACGGCGCCTGGCTGCATCGCGCCACCCGCGGCCGCAAGGCGGCGATCAAGCTGGCGCTGATGGACGCGCACAGCATCGTCGGCGTGGGCAACATCTACGCCTCCGAAAGCCTCTTCCGCGCCGGCATCCGGCCCACCACGCCGGCCGGCAGCCTCTCGGCCGCCCGCTGCGAGAGGCTCGCCCAGGCCGTGCAGGCGACGCTCGCCGAGGCCATCGCCGCGGGCGGCAGCACCCTGCGCGACTACGTCAACGGCGACGGCAATCCGGGCTATTTCCAGCTCGCAGCCTATGTTTATGGGCGGGAAGGCGAGCCCTGCCGGGTCTGCGGCACGCCGATCCGGCACCGGGTGCTGGGCCAGCGCGCCACCTACTGGTGCGCGCATTGCCAGCGCTGA